The following coding sequences lie in one Mercenaria mercenaria strain notata chromosome 5, MADL_Memer_1, whole genome shotgun sequence genomic window:
- the LOC123557541 gene encoding uncharacterized protein LOC123557541 translates to MGEKKLAEAYILGIPFGLFGAHHFYLGRKGFGILYVCTLGLFGLGYIYDLIRMRWLVKHANKQESEAKMVSDVYLIGALGGIFGAHHFYLGNKKLGIFYACTLGVFTLGWIVDMFRMKHLVKNHNAHTEEKSLGTAYILALPPLGIFGAYHYYLGNVRLGLVYTFTFGIFGIGWIVDLFRMPRLVRKAGLNKKSIGTSYIMAMPPFGLFGAHHYYLGNYLLGIVYTCTLGIFVIGWIMDLFRMKSLVKASNDPTIDYGTTKVTAYILCVSPLGIFGAHHFYLKRYLNGGFYVATLGLFGFGWFFDVFRLPVLYERYAAKDKHKYPDEAYLYWFPFGIFGLHHFYLNNKKWGILYACTLGCLGIGWLIDGIRMPMLLKEYNKHIEDSCMNNCRICRPSCGSCSSNSCGCCHPTSEYETSVEIRTPSRGEFELVREMHHYANNESCNENPGEGNLYTELEIHDTCTADLMTSTQPTTQTYDYIEYQGDPEYNEQYLDAEYDEQYVEETEAGNFGFPYQTEADHEIVDYNQEQCQDYTNYAYAADNYTEDDYNFQYEANHPIDDTRHNEDVDLTGQNEQE, encoded by the exons ATGGGTGAAAAGAAATTAGCAGAGGCCTACATTTTAGGGATTCCATTTGGATTGTTCGGTGCTCATCATTTTTATCTGGGACGGAAAGGGTTCGGTATCTTGTATGTTTGCACACTGGGTCTATTCGGGCTCGGATATATCTATGATTTGATACGTATGCGGTGGTTGGTGAAACATGCAAACAAACAGGAGTCAGAAGCGAAGATGGTTTCAGACGTATATCTGATAGGGGCGTTAGGAGGAATATTTG GTGCGCATCACTTTTACCTTGGCAACAAGAAACTTGGCATCTTCTACGCATGTACACTTGGAGTGTTCACCCTGGGCTGGATAGTAGATATGTTCCGAATGAAGCATCTCGTGAAAAACCACAATGCTCACACCGAGGAAAAGTCTCTCGGAACCGCCTACATATTAGCGTTACCTCCCTTGGGTATTTTTGGAGCATATCATTATTACTTAGGCAATGTGAGATTAGGTTTGGTATACACTTTCACGTTCGGAATCTTTGGAATTGGATGGATAGTTGACTTGTTCCGCATGCCAAGACTAGTGCGGAAAGCCGGATTGAATAAGAAATCCATTGGGACTTCGTACATAATGGCGATGCCTCCCTTTGGACTCTTTGGTGCACACCACTATTATTTGGGAAATTATTTGTTAGGAATTGTCTATACATGTACATTAGGAATATTCGTGATAGGATGGATTATGGATCTGTTCAGAATGAAAAGTCTCGTCAAAGCTTCAAATGACCCAACAATTGATTACGGAACAACAAAAGTCACTGCGTACATTTTGTGTGTGTCCCCACTTGGAATCTTTGGAGctcatcatttttatttaaaaagatacttGAACGGTGGATTTTATGTTGCAACTTTGGGACTGTTTGGGTTCGGTTGGTTTTTTGATGTGTTTAGACTTCCGGTTCTATACGAACGTTACGCCGCCAAAGACAAACACAAATATCCGGATGAAGCATACCTGTACTGGTTTCCATTCGGAATATTCGGACTTCATCATTTCTATCTTAATAATAAGAAATGGGGAATCCTGTATGCTTGTACCCTAGGGTGTCTGGGTATCGGTTGGTTAATTGATGGCATTCGCATGCCTATGCTACTTAAAGAATATAATAAACATATTGAAGATTCATGTATGAATAACTGCAGGATTTGTAGGCCTAGCTGCGGTTCTTGTTCAAGCAATAGCTGTGGCTGTTGTCATCCAACTTCTGAATACGAAACAAGCGTTGAAATAAGAACACCATCTCGTGGTGAATTTGAATTGGTTAGAGAAATGCATCATTACGCAAATAACGAAAGCTGCAACGAGAATCCTGGCGAAGGGAACCTGTACACAGAGCTAGAAATTCATGACACGTGTACAGCAGATCTTATGACGTCAACCCAGCCGACAACACAAACCTACGATTATATTGAGTATCAGGGAGATCCCGAATACAACGAACAATATTTAG ATGCCGAATATGACGAACAATACGTAGAGGAGACAGAAGCAGGTAATTTCGGTTTTCCTTACCAAACAGAAGCTGATCACGAGATCGTAGACTACAATCAAGAACAATGCCAAGACTATACGAACTATGCTTATGCTGCTGATAATTACACAGAAGATGATTATAATTTTCAGTACGAAGCTAATCATCCCATTGATGATACACGTCATAACGAAGATGTTGATTTAACAGGTCAGAATGAACAAGAATAA